The following DNA comes from cyanobiont of Ornithocercus magnificus.
ATGGCGGCTGGCCACTATTGGGTTGTTGGTTATCTGTACTAATCTGGACTTTCTGCTTTGACACTGTCTATGCTATGGCAGACCGGCATGATGATGCTCGACTTAATCTAAAAAGTAGTGCTCTTAGCTTAGGCTCCCAGACACTTTTAGTGGTAACTGCTGGCTACGGTGTTACCGCTGGGCTTCTAGCCAGTGCAGCATTAGCAGCAGGCATACATCCCATCTTCTGGTCATTCTGGGTAGTAGCAACCGTAGGTATGCAGGTTTCTACAAGACCACTGCGTGCTACCAATGTGTCGAAAGTAGACTTTGGTTGTCACTTCAGCCAACAGAGCTGGCTTGGGTCCTTGCTGCTTCTAGGCCTAGTGATAGCGCGTAGTTTTTAAGAAGAAGATGATTAAATACAAACAAATTGGGGCAGAGAACAACTGTGTAAGGACTGTTCAGTGTCTGAGCAAGTTTAAGAAATCTCACTATGGTTGTTTGTCGTACTGTAGCTACCGCGTTTACTAAGTGAGCCTGGGCTGCTTTCAAGTTGACAGTCTAGCATTGAGGGTAGCCTCAGCAATAGTTAGGTCAAATGGTGTAGTTACTTTAATGTTGTATGATCCTGCATCTAAAACTCTAACAGGCCAACCAAGCTGCTCATAGATGGAAGCATCATCTGTGACAGCCCAGCCGCTCCGTTCAGCCTCAGCATGACCTTTTCGGAGTTGGTCCACAGAGAATCCCTGTGGTGTCTGAGCAGCCCATAGGCTGGATCGGTTTGGTGTTGCTATGACCACGCCATTTTTATTGACTTGCTTGATAGTGTCTGTTACAGGTGTGGCAGCTATTACAGCCTCGCCACCTAAAACAATGGCAGCGCAACGATCAAACAAACTAGGCTCGACCAGGCACCGAGCACCGTCATGAATCAGTACATGAGATGCGTCAGTAGGCAAGGCCGCAAGGCCACATCGTACCGATTGCTGCCGAGTCTCTCCTCCTTGAATCCAGCAGATATGGCCTCTCTGCTGTGGTAAGCAGGAGGCAAAAATAGCTTCTTGGTCACGCGGTTGACCAATAAGACCGACCCATTTGATTGACTGTGCAGCTTGAGCTGCATCCAAAGTCCAAGACAGCAGAGGTCGGCCAGCAAGTGGCAACAGCAGCTTGTTACAGCTAGCTCCCATGCGGCTACCCCTACCAGCAGCTGTGATTAATAAGTGCACAAGTAGCCTTTAGCTTCTGTATACTGCCTTCATACAACCAGCTCACTCTGCTTACAGCTCAGCTCCAAAAGGCATCCTTGCTCTTAGTTCGAGGTCATATTACTGCAGCAGCACAGCAATTCAGACAGTTTGTTCCGCTGCTGTACAAGCTGATCTGGTCTTCGTTTGGCTAGCCTTGAGTTTTAACCACGTCCAAGTTTAACCTTGCTCAACCTTGGCCCAATAATAGCAGACTAAGTAAATTTCCTAGTTATCTTATGTGAGATAGACTCTTATCTTCGGCTGCGGTTTCCAGTTAGCTTGGATTCCTATGAGTTATACCTTAACCTCGGGCTAATGCTGAGGGGGCACAAAATTGTAAAGCTGGGCCAGAGTGTTATAAGCGGCTCGATAACCTAGAGCTAGTAAGCCTTCTTATGCCGATTGACAACCTAGGCATTAATTTTTCCCAGTTGCTTCCACCTATTTTTCAGCTCGATAAAGGTTGTACCAAGTTTAGGAGGTAGACGAAGTCTCTACTGTTACCTGTGGCACAAGGTAGAGGTTAAGGACTAACCTAAACAGCGATGGTTTCTTCTAAGCCTGGTCCACTGGTATCTTCCAAGCTTATTCAATATGTATCCAGCTAGCTCCTTTCTAAGGCTGCCAGCTTCAGCTAGCCTATACATTTGTAGCACTGGGTAGTTGCCTGTTACCTATACTTCGCATCGATATGTAAAGATACGCTTGCAGACAGTTATTTTAGCTACCTATTAAAGCTACTTGTTCCAAAGTAAGATCCTCAAAGCTCTCGACCTCAGATGGGGAGTCGCTGGTGGGAGAATCTTAGGCGGCCAGTGCCCAAGTCGGCACACCTGCAAATCCTAGCGAGGCCCTGGAGGGTACCGGTTCTAGCTATAGCTATTGTTGTAACTAGTGGTGCTGCCGGTTACCGCCTTACAGAGGGTTGGGACTGGGGAGACTGTCTTTGGATGGTCGTAATCACCATTAGCACAATTGGCTACAGCGAAGTGCATACACTGACTACAGCCGGGCGAATTGTCACTGTATTCACGATCGCTGGCGGCATCATTGTTGTGCAGTTGACAATCCAAAGAGTATTGGGGATGTCAGAATCTGGCTACTTCCGCCAGCTCCGGGATCTCCGATTCCAACGCTTACTACAGTGCATGCACAGTCATGTTATTCTTTGTGGGTACGGCCGTATCGGCCGTGAGATTGCTGACCAGATTCAGCGGGAAGGTGCAAATATTCTTGTAGTAGAATCCAATCCAGAAAGGGTTTCAGCTGCTAAGGAGTGTGGGTTGAAAGTTCTCCAGGCAGATGCA
Coding sequences within:
- a CDS encoding 2-C-methyl-D-erythritol 4-phosphate cytidylyltransferase, which codes for MHLLITAAGRGSRMGASCNKLLLPLAGRPLLSWTLDAAQAAQSIKWVGLIGQPRDQEAIFASCLPQQRGHICWIQGGETRQQSVRCGLAALPTDASHVLIHDGARCLVEPSLFDRCAAIVLGGEAVIAATPVTDTIKQVNKNGVVIATPNRSSLWAAQTPQGFSVDQLRKGHAEAERSGWAVTDDASIYEQLGWPVRVLDAGSYNIKVTTPFDLTIAEATLNARLST